The following coding sequences lie in one Arachis ipaensis cultivar K30076 chromosome B03, Araip1.1, whole genome shotgun sequence genomic window:
- the LOC107634761 gene encoding protein DETOXIFICATION 16-like, translated as MKIPREAVVEELKRQLWLAVPLCSVAFLQYSLQTISIMFVGHLGTLPLSGASMATSFAAVTGFTLLTGLTGALDTFCGQSNGAGQYQMLGIHLQRSMLVVSVVSVFVAVIWANTEPILIAMRQDKAIANQAGKYARCLIPSLFAHGLLQSILRFLQTQSIVFPMVITSALAALLHILLCWLLVFKTPLGSRGAPISISICYYLNLLFISFYVKYSSSCKQSWTGFSKKSLNGVFSFLKLAVPSALMLCLKVWTFELVVILSGLLPNPALETSVLSICLNTFTLAWMIPFGFSAAVSTRVSNELGGGNPEAARVAVGVVLWMVFIEGILLASIMVVLRNMWSRIYSNDKQVIREVSATTPILAVSCFLDGIQSALSGIASGCGWQRIGAYVNLGSFYLVGVPCSVLLGFVAHMKAKGLWLGIIAAFVVQVTFYAIITIRTSWDQQARIAESRVKESTMSPKTECEV; from the exons ATGAAAATCCCAAGAGAGGCAGTTGTTGAAGAGCTGAAGAGACAGCTATGGCTGGCAGTGCCTCTCTGCTCAGTGGCTTTCCTACAATACAGCCTCCAGACCATCTCCATCATGTTTGTTGGTCATCTCGGTACTCTCCCTCTTTCCGGAGCTTCCATGGCGACCTCCTTTGCCGCCGTTACAGGATTCACCTTACTG ACAGGATTAACCGGTGCACTGGACACATTTTGTGGACAATCGAATGGGGCAGGGCAGTACCAGATGCTTGGCATACACTTGCAGAGATCCATGCTTGTTGTTTCAGTCGTCAGTGTTTTCGTCGCCGTCATCTGGGCCAACACGGAGCCTATTCTAATTGCGATGCGCCAAGACAAAGCCATAGCCAACCAAGCTGGCAAGTATGCCCGCTGCTTGATCCCAAGCCTCTTCGCGCATGGCCTTCTTCAGTCCATTCTCAGGTTCTTGCAAACCCAGAGCATTGTCTTCCCAATGGTCATAACCTCTGCACTTGCCGCGCTGCTCCACATCCTTCTCTGCTGGCTTCTTGTATTCAAAACTCCCCTGGGGAGCAGGGGGGCACCCATATCTATTTCCATATGTTATTATCTGAATCTTCTCTTCATCTCCTTCTATGTCAAATACTCTTCTTCTTGCAAACAATCTTGGACTGGCTTTTCCAAAAAGTCCCTAAATGGAGTCTTCTCCTTCCTTAAACTTGCTGTTCCTTCGGCTCTTATGCTCTG CCTGAAAGTTTGGACATTCGAACTCGTAGTTATCTTGTCTGGTCTTCTTCCGAACCCAGCATTAGAAACTTCAGTTCTTTCAATATG CCTTAATACATTTACTTTAGCTTGGATGATCCCTTTTGGATTCAGTGCTGCTGTAAG CACACGGGTGTCGAATGAACTAGGAGGTGGAAATCCAGAGGCAGCACGTGTAGCAGTTGGCGTGGTGCTATGGATGGTGTTCATTGAAGGGATCTTGTTAGCTTCAATCATGGTTGTGCTGAGGAACATGTGGAGCCGTATTTACAGTAATGACAAACAAGTAATCAGAGAAGTGTCGGCGACGACGCCAATTCTGGCAGTTTCGTGCTTTCTAGACGGAATACAAAGTGCACTTTCAGGTATTGCTTCCGGATGTGGGTGGCAGCGAATAGGTGCGTATGTGAATCTTGGCTCATTCTATCTTGTGGGCGTTCCTTGCTCTGTCCTGTTAGGATTTGTTGCGCATATGAAAGCCAAG GGGCTGTGGTTGGGGATCATAGCTGCATTCGTTGTGCAAGTCACATTTTACGCTATCATCACCATTCGAACCAGTTGGGACCAACAG GCAAGGATAGCTGAAAGCAGAGTTAAGGAGTCAACCATGTCGCCAAAGACAGAATGTGAAGTCTAA
- the LOC107631766 gene encoding protein DETOXIFICATION 16 isoform X1: MDREGGKGSLEPLLEKITVESRLKVDDIELKKHKAIERREIFEEARKQLWLAGPLVTVSLLNYGLQVISVMFVGHLGQLPLSGASMATSFASVTGFSLLMGMASALDTFCGQSYGAKQHGMVGIHMQRAMLILMILCIPLSIIWANTASILTALGQDPQISSEAGQYAKFMIPSLFAYGLLQCLNRFLQTQSLVFPMLFSSGVTTLLHILICWTMVFKSGLGNKGAAIANAISYWLNVFILMLYVKFSPSCLKTWTGFSREAFHNIPSFMRLAIPSAVMVCLESWSFEMMVLLSGLLPNPKLETSVLSICLNTSTTVWTIPFGLSGAVSTRVSNELGAGHPRAARLAVYFVFAMAMVEGIFVGAMMILIRNIWGYAYSNEEEVVTYVATMLPILATSIFLDSLQCVLSGTARGCGWQKMGALINLGSYYLIGIPAAILFAFVFHMGGKGLWLGIICALIVQVSCLLIITIPTDWEQEAKKAKDSVRVYDSILS; the protein is encoded by the exons ATGGATAGAGAAGGTGGAAAGGGATCTCTGGAGCCTCTCTTGGAAAAGATCACAGTGGAAAGTAGGCTCAAGGTTGATGATATTGAACTAAAGAAGCACAAGGCAATAGAAAGAAGAGAAATCTTTGAAGAGGCAAGAAAGCAGTTATGGCTGGCAGGTCCTTTAGTAACCGTCTCTCTGCTCAATTATGGCCTGCAAGTCATATCTGTTATGTTCGTGGGTCATCTCGGTCAACTCCCTCTTTCCGGTGCTTCAATGGCTACTTCTTTTGCCTCTGTCACCGGTTTTAGCTTATTG ATGGGAATGGCAAGTGCCTTGGACACTTTCTGTGGGCAGTCATATGGAGCAAAGCAGCATGGTATGGTAGGCATACATATGCAGAGAGCCATGCTCATTCTCATGATTCTTTGCATACCCCTTTCAATTATTTGGGCAAACACAGCATCCATTCTAACTGCTCTTGGCCAAGATCCTCAAATATCTTCAGAAGCTGGACAATATGCAAAGTTTATGATTCCGAGTCTTTTCGCCTATGGTCTCCTGCAGTGCCTCAACAGGTTCTTGCAAACCCAAAGTCTTGTGTTTCCAATGCTGTTCAGCTCTGGAGTTACCACTTTGCTGCATATTCTTATATGTTGGACTATGGTATTCAAATCCGGGCTGGGGAACAAAGGAGCTGCCATAGCAAATGCTATATCATACTGGTTGAATGTCTTCATCCTGATGCTCTATGTCAAGTTCTCGCCTTCATGTTTGAAAACATGGACTGGCTTTTCAAGAGAAGCATTCCATAACATCCCTTCTTTTATGAGGCTTGCCATTCCTTCAGCCGTTATGGTTTG CCTGGAATCATGGTCCTTTGAAATGATGGTTCTCCTTTCTGGCCTTCTCCCAAATCCCAAGTTAGAAACATCGGTGCTTTCTATCTG TTTGAACACTTCAACAACTGTTTGGACAATCCCATTTGGACTCAGCGGAGCAGTGAG CACTCGTGTCTCGAATGAACTAGGAGCAGGTCATCCAAGGGCTGCACGTTTAGCTGTGTATTTCGTCTTTGCAATGGCCATGGTTGAAGGCATCTTTGTTGGGGCAATGATGATTTTGATACGCAATATCTGGGGCTATGCATATAgtaatgaagaagaagtggtcACATATGTAGCAACCATGTTGCCTATTCTGGCAACATCCATTTTCCTGGATTCACTTCAATGTGTTCTTTcag GTACGGCTAGAGGATGTGGTTGGCAAAAAATGGGTGCTCTGATCAATCTAGGATCATACTATTTAATTGGGATACCCGCAGCTATCTTATTCGCTTTTGTATTTCACATGGGTGGCAAG GGGCTTTGGCTGGGGATCATATGTGCACTCATTGTTCAAGTGTCATGTCTTCTTATCATTACAATACCCACTGATTGGGAGCAAGAG GCAAAGAAGGCTAAAGACAGTGTCCGTGTGTATGACAGCATATTGTCATGA
- the LOC107631766 gene encoding protein DETOXIFICATION 16 isoform X2, which yields MDREGGKGSLEPLLEKITVESRLKVDDIELKKHKAIERREIFEEARKQLWLAGPLVTVSLLNYGLQVISVMFVGHLGQLPLSGASMATSFASVTGFSLLMGMASALDTFCGQSYGAKQHGMVGIHMQRAMLILMILCIPLSIIWANTASILTALGQDPQISSEAGQYAKFMIPSLFAYGLLQCLNSLESWSFEMMVLLSGLLPNPKLETSVLSICLNTSTTVWTIPFGLSGAVSTRVSNELGAGHPRAARLAVYFVFAMAMVEGIFVGAMMILIRNIWGYAYSNEEEVVTYVATMLPILATSIFLDSLQCVLSGTARGCGWQKMGALINLGSYYLIGIPAAILFAFVFHMGGKGLWLGIICALIVQVSCLLIITIPTDWEQEAKKAKDSVRVYDSILS from the exons ATGGATAGAGAAGGTGGAAAGGGATCTCTGGAGCCTCTCTTGGAAAAGATCACAGTGGAAAGTAGGCTCAAGGTTGATGATATTGAACTAAAGAAGCACAAGGCAATAGAAAGAAGAGAAATCTTTGAAGAGGCAAGAAAGCAGTTATGGCTGGCAGGTCCTTTAGTAACCGTCTCTCTGCTCAATTATGGCCTGCAAGTCATATCTGTTATGTTCGTGGGTCATCTCGGTCAACTCCCTCTTTCCGGTGCTTCAATGGCTACTTCTTTTGCCTCTGTCACCGGTTTTAGCTTATTG ATGGGAATGGCAAGTGCCTTGGACACTTTCTGTGGGCAGTCATATGGAGCAAAGCAGCATGGTATGGTAGGCATACATATGCAGAGAGCCATGCTCATTCTCATGATTCTTTGCATACCCCTTTCAATTATTTGGGCAAACACAGCATCCATTCTAACTGCTCTTGGCCAAGATCCTCAAATATCTTCAGAAGCTGGACAATATGCAAAGTTTATGATTCCGAGTCTTTTCGCCTATGGTCTCCTGCAGTGCCTCAACAG CCTGGAATCATGGTCCTTTGAAATGATGGTTCTCCTTTCTGGCCTTCTCCCAAATCCCAAGTTAGAAACATCGGTGCTTTCTATCTG TTTGAACACTTCAACAACTGTTTGGACAATCCCATTTGGACTCAGCGGAGCAGTGAG CACTCGTGTCTCGAATGAACTAGGAGCAGGTCATCCAAGGGCTGCACGTTTAGCTGTGTATTTCGTCTTTGCAATGGCCATGGTTGAAGGCATCTTTGTTGGGGCAATGATGATTTTGATACGCAATATCTGGGGCTATGCATATAgtaatgaagaagaagtggtcACATATGTAGCAACCATGTTGCCTATTCTGGCAACATCCATTTTCCTGGATTCACTTCAATGTGTTCTTTcag GTACGGCTAGAGGATGTGGTTGGCAAAAAATGGGTGCTCTGATCAATCTAGGATCATACTATTTAATTGGGATACCCGCAGCTATCTTATTCGCTTTTGTATTTCACATGGGTGGCAAG GGGCTTTGGCTGGGGATCATATGTGCACTCATTGTTCAAGTGTCATGTCTTCTTATCATTACAATACCCACTGATTGGGAGCAAGAG GCAAAGAAGGCTAAAGACAGTGTCCGTGTGTATGACAGCATATTGTCATGA
- the LOC107631767 gene encoding cyclin-dependent kinase D-2 isoform X3, translating to MTDPDPSKKVADRYLKREILGEGTYGVVYKAIDTHTGQTVAIKKIRLGKQKEGVNFTALREIKLLKELKDPNIIELIDAFPHKGNLHLVFEFMETDLEAVIRDRNIFLSPADTKSYLQMTLKGLAFCHKKWVLHRDMKPNNLLIGSHGQLKLADFGLARIFGSPDRRFTHQVFARWYRAPELLFGAKQYGSGVDVWAAACIFAELLLRRPFLQGSSDIDQLGKIFAAFGTPTPAQWPDMVYLPDYVEYQNVPAPPLRTLFPTASDDALDLLSKMFTYDPKARISVQQALEHRYFSSAPLPTDPEKLPRPAPKKESRTSDFDLQQGPTVLSPPRKSRRVMPGRDGFEGNSFQGVKDDDGNFGDFRQTVGDNTGKNQPVPIADRSHLKRKLDLEFQQPE from the exons ATGACAGACCCGGATCCCTCCAAAAAGGTCGCCGATAGGTATCTGAAGCGTGAAATCCTTGGTGAAGGTACCTACGGAGTTGTATACAAAGCCATTGATACTCAC ACCGGACAAACGGTTGCGATTAAGAAAATTCGACTTGGCAAGCAGAAAGAAGGGGTCAACTTTACAGCACTCAGAGAAATTAAACTTCTTAAAGAGCTCAAAGATCCCAACATTATTGAGTTAATCGATGCATTCCCGCATAAAGGGAATTTACATCTTGTATTCGAATTCATGGAGACGGACCTTGAAGCCGTCATACGAGACCgaaatatttttctttctccAGCTGATACAAAATCCTACCTCCAAATGACGCTAAAGGGTCTTGCCTTTTGCCACAAGAAATGGGTTTTGCATAG GGATATGAAGCCAAATAATTTGTTGATAGGATCTCATGGACAGCTGAAGCTTGCAGATTTTGGTTTGGCACGGATATTTGGAAGTCCGGATAGAAGGTTCACACATCAG GTGTTTGCTCGGTGGTACAGAGCACCTGAGCTATTATTTGGTGCGAAGCAATATGGTTCAGGGGTAGATGTTTGGGCTGCAGCTTGTATTTTTGCTGAACTTCTTCTCCGCCGACCCTTTTTGCAG GGTTCAAGTGATATCGATCAGTTAGGCAAGATTTTTGCAGCATTTGGCACTCCAACACCTGCTCAGTGGCCTGATATGGTATATCTTCCAGATTACGTTGAATATCAAAATGTTCCTGCCCCCCCTTTGCGTACTTTATTTCCAACAGCAAGTGACGATGCTTTAGATCTATTGTCAAAGATGTTTACATATGATCCAAAAGCTAGAATTTCAGTGCAGCAGGCACTAGAGCACAG ATACTTTTCTTCTGCACCTCTGCCCACAGATCCAGAGAAGCTCCCTAGGCCAGCCCCCAAGAAGGAATCTAGGActtctgattttgatttgcaGCAGGGTCCTACTGTGTTATCACCTCCAAGAAAGTCTAGGAGAGTGATGCCTGGGCGTGATGGGTTCGAAGGAAATTCTTTTCAAGGAGTGAAGGATGATGATGGAAATTTCGGTGATTTCAGACAGACAGTTGGTGATAATACAGGCAAGAACCAACCAGTTCCAAT CGCTGACAGATcacatttaaaaagaaaattagatCTAGAATTTCAACAGCCAGAATGA
- the LOC107631767 gene encoding cyclin-dependent kinase D-3 isoform X2, protein MTDPDPSKKVADRYLKREILGEGTYGVVYKAIDTHTGQTVAIKKIRLGKQKEGVNFTALREIKLLKELKDPNIIELIDAFPHKGNLHLVFEFMETDLEAVIRDRNIFLSPADTKSYLQMTLKGLAFCHKKWVLHRDMKPNNLLIGSHGQLKLADFGLARIFGSPDRRFTHQVFARWYRAPELLFGAKQYGSGVDVWAAACIFAELLLRRPFLQGSSDIDQLGKIFAAFGTPTPAQWPDMVYLPDYVEYQNVPAPPLRTLFPTASDDALDLLSKMFTYDPKARISVQQALEHRYFSSAPLPTDPEKLPRPAPKKESRTSDFDLQQGPTVLSPPRKSRRVMPGRDGFEGNSFQGVKDDDGNFGDFRQTVGDNTGKNQPVPMSVDFSIFGLKSPNRPTINSADRSHLKRKLDLEFQQPE, encoded by the exons ATGACAGACCCGGATCCCTCCAAAAAGGTCGCCGATAGGTATCTGAAGCGTGAAATCCTTGGTGAAGGTACCTACGGAGTTGTATACAAAGCCATTGATACTCAC ACCGGACAAACGGTTGCGATTAAGAAAATTCGACTTGGCAAGCAGAAAGAAGGGGTCAACTTTACAGCACTCAGAGAAATTAAACTTCTTAAAGAGCTCAAAGATCCCAACATTATTGAGTTAATCGATGCATTCCCGCATAAAGGGAATTTACATCTTGTATTCGAATTCATGGAGACGGACCTTGAAGCCGTCATACGAGACCgaaatatttttctttctccAGCTGATACAAAATCCTACCTCCAAATGACGCTAAAGGGTCTTGCCTTTTGCCACAAGAAATGGGTTTTGCATAG GGATATGAAGCCAAATAATTTGTTGATAGGATCTCATGGACAGCTGAAGCTTGCAGATTTTGGTTTGGCACGGATATTTGGAAGTCCGGATAGAAGGTTCACACATCAG GTGTTTGCTCGGTGGTACAGAGCACCTGAGCTATTATTTGGTGCGAAGCAATATGGTTCAGGGGTAGATGTTTGGGCTGCAGCTTGTATTTTTGCTGAACTTCTTCTCCGCCGACCCTTTTTGCAG GGTTCAAGTGATATCGATCAGTTAGGCAAGATTTTTGCAGCATTTGGCACTCCAACACCTGCTCAGTGGCCTGATATGGTATATCTTCCAGATTACGTTGAATATCAAAATGTTCCTGCCCCCCCTTTGCGTACTTTATTTCCAACAGCAAGTGACGATGCTTTAGATCTATTGTCAAAGATGTTTACATATGATCCAAAAGCTAGAATTTCAGTGCAGCAGGCACTAGAGCACAGGTAT TTTTCTTCTGCACCTCTGCCCACAGATCCAGAGAAGCTCCCTAGGCCAGCCCCCAAGAAGGAATCTAGGActtctgattttgatttgcaGCAGGGTCCTACTGTGTTATCACCTCCAAGAAAGTCTAGGAGAGTGATGCCTGGGCGTGATGGGTTCGAAGGAAATTCTTTTCAAGGAGTGAAGGATGATGATGGAAATTTCGGTGATTTCAGACAGACAGTTGGTGATAATACAGGCAAGAACCAACCAGTTCCAATGTCAGTAGACTTTTCTATCTTTGGATTAAAATCTCCAAATAGACCTACAATTAACAG CGCTGACAGATcacatttaaaaagaaaattagatCTAGAATTTCAACAGCCAGAATGA
- the LOC107631767 gene encoding cyclin-dependent kinase D-3 isoform X1, translating to MTDPDPSKKVADRYLKREILGEGTYGVVYKAIDTHTGQTVAIKKIRLGKQKEGVNFTALREIKLLKELKDPNIIELIDAFPHKGNLHLVFEFMETDLEAVIRDRNIFLSPADTKSYLQMTLKGLAFCHKKWVLHRDMKPNNLLIGSHGQLKLADFGLARIFGSPDRRFTHQVFARWYRAPELLFGAKQYGSGVDVWAAACIFAELLLRRPFLQGSSDIDQLGKIFAAFGTPTPAQWPDMVYLPDYVEYQNVPAPPLRTLFPTASDDALDLLSKMFTYDPKARISVQQALEHRYFSSAPLPTDPEKLPRPAPKKESRTSDFDLQQGPTVLSPPRKSRRVMPGRDGFEGNSFQGVKDDDGNFGDFRQTVGDNTGKNQPVPMSVDFSIFGLKSPNRPTINSADRSHLKRKLDLEFQQPE from the exons ATGACAGACCCGGATCCCTCCAAAAAGGTCGCCGATAGGTATCTGAAGCGTGAAATCCTTGGTGAAGGTACCTACGGAGTTGTATACAAAGCCATTGATACTCAC ACCGGACAAACGGTTGCGATTAAGAAAATTCGACTTGGCAAGCAGAAAGAAGGGGTCAACTTTACAGCACTCAGAGAAATTAAACTTCTTAAAGAGCTCAAAGATCCCAACATTATTGAGTTAATCGATGCATTCCCGCATAAAGGGAATTTACATCTTGTATTCGAATTCATGGAGACGGACCTTGAAGCCGTCATACGAGACCgaaatatttttctttctccAGCTGATACAAAATCCTACCTCCAAATGACGCTAAAGGGTCTTGCCTTTTGCCACAAGAAATGGGTTTTGCATAG GGATATGAAGCCAAATAATTTGTTGATAGGATCTCATGGACAGCTGAAGCTTGCAGATTTTGGTTTGGCACGGATATTTGGAAGTCCGGATAGAAGGTTCACACATCAG GTGTTTGCTCGGTGGTACAGAGCACCTGAGCTATTATTTGGTGCGAAGCAATATGGTTCAGGGGTAGATGTTTGGGCTGCAGCTTGTATTTTTGCTGAACTTCTTCTCCGCCGACCCTTTTTGCAG GGTTCAAGTGATATCGATCAGTTAGGCAAGATTTTTGCAGCATTTGGCACTCCAACACCTGCTCAGTGGCCTGATATGGTATATCTTCCAGATTACGTTGAATATCAAAATGTTCCTGCCCCCCCTTTGCGTACTTTATTTCCAACAGCAAGTGACGATGCTTTAGATCTATTGTCAAAGATGTTTACATATGATCCAAAAGCTAGAATTTCAGTGCAGCAGGCACTAGAGCACAG ATACTTTTCTTCTGCACCTCTGCCCACAGATCCAGAGAAGCTCCCTAGGCCAGCCCCCAAGAAGGAATCTAGGActtctgattttgatttgcaGCAGGGTCCTACTGTGTTATCACCTCCAAGAAAGTCTAGGAGAGTGATGCCTGGGCGTGATGGGTTCGAAGGAAATTCTTTTCAAGGAGTGAAGGATGATGATGGAAATTTCGGTGATTTCAGACAGACAGTTGGTGATAATACAGGCAAGAACCAACCAGTTCCAATGTCAGTAGACTTTTCTATCTTTGGATTAAAATCTCCAAATAGACCTACAATTAACAG CGCTGACAGATcacatttaaaaagaaaattagatCTAGAATTTCAACAGCCAGAATGA
- the LOC107631767 gene encoding cyclin-dependent kinase D-1 isoform X4, with product MTDPDPSKKVADRYLKREILGEGTYGVVYKAIDTHTGQTVAIKKIRLGKQKEGVNFTALREIKLLKELKDPNIIELIDAFPHKGNLHLVFEFMETDLEAVIRDRNIFLSPADTKSYLQMTLKGLAFCHKKWVLHRDMKPNNLLIGSHGQLKLADFGLARIFGSPDRRFTHQVFARWYRAPELLFGAKQYGSGVDVWAAACIFAELLLRRPFLQGSSDIDQLGKIFAAFGTPTPAQWPDMVYLPDYVEYQNVPAPPLRTLFPTASDDALDLLSKMFTYDPKARISVQQALEHRYFSSAPLPTDPEKLPRPAPKKESRTSDFDLQQGPTVLSPPRKSRRVMPGRDGFEGNSFQGVKDDDGNFGDFRQTVGDNTALTDHI from the exons ATGACAGACCCGGATCCCTCCAAAAAGGTCGCCGATAGGTATCTGAAGCGTGAAATCCTTGGTGAAGGTACCTACGGAGTTGTATACAAAGCCATTGATACTCAC ACCGGACAAACGGTTGCGATTAAGAAAATTCGACTTGGCAAGCAGAAAGAAGGGGTCAACTTTACAGCACTCAGAGAAATTAAACTTCTTAAAGAGCTCAAAGATCCCAACATTATTGAGTTAATCGATGCATTCCCGCATAAAGGGAATTTACATCTTGTATTCGAATTCATGGAGACGGACCTTGAAGCCGTCATACGAGACCgaaatatttttctttctccAGCTGATACAAAATCCTACCTCCAAATGACGCTAAAGGGTCTTGCCTTTTGCCACAAGAAATGGGTTTTGCATAG GGATATGAAGCCAAATAATTTGTTGATAGGATCTCATGGACAGCTGAAGCTTGCAGATTTTGGTTTGGCACGGATATTTGGAAGTCCGGATAGAAGGTTCACACATCAG GTGTTTGCTCGGTGGTACAGAGCACCTGAGCTATTATTTGGTGCGAAGCAATATGGTTCAGGGGTAGATGTTTGGGCTGCAGCTTGTATTTTTGCTGAACTTCTTCTCCGCCGACCCTTTTTGCAG GGTTCAAGTGATATCGATCAGTTAGGCAAGATTTTTGCAGCATTTGGCACTCCAACACCTGCTCAGTGGCCTGATATGGTATATCTTCCAGATTACGTTGAATATCAAAATGTTCCTGCCCCCCCTTTGCGTACTTTATTTCCAACAGCAAGTGACGATGCTTTAGATCTATTGTCAAAGATGTTTACATATGATCCAAAAGCTAGAATTTCAGTGCAGCAGGCACTAGAGCACAG ATACTTTTCTTCTGCACCTCTGCCCACAGATCCAGAGAAGCTCCCTAGGCCAGCCCCCAAGAAGGAATCTAGGActtctgattttgatttgcaGCAGGGTCCTACTGTGTTATCACCTCCAAGAAAGTCTAGGAGAGTGATGCCTGGGCGTGATGGGTTCGAAGGAAATTCTTTTCAAGGAGTGAAGGATGATGATGGAAATTTCGGTGATTTCAGACAGACAGTTGGTGATAATACAG CGCTGACAGATcacatttaa